A region of Micromonospora chokoriensis DNA encodes the following proteins:
- a CDS encoding alpha/beta hydrolase: MEPDVLGPPYERQTIDLGTDDEGPVVATVVRRRAERPTGRAVLYVHGFVDYFFQTHLADFFAERGWDFYALDLRKYGRSLLPGQTPNFCRDISDYFPELDAAAEIIRKDDGHDTLLAMGHSTGGLILSLWADARRDSGTVDGLVLNSPFFDLNAPWAVRRPLAAAVARLGRRAPHRILPFGLGTVYGESLHADHRGEWTYDLAWKPLAGFPVRAGWLNAIRTGQRRLRAGLDIQVPVLLACSTRSFRGTRWHDNATLADAVLDVEHMVRYAPRLGRHVTLARFDGGLHDLTLSGPAVRKKVFDEVGRWAEAFLAAGPTAPATADPDTAAHITPAGPAPASPGLTAQSPTDVDSTVGTAGPPESRRAAADAADAATPGG; encoded by the coding sequence GTGGAACCGGACGTGTTGGGGCCGCCGTACGAGCGGCAGACGATCGACCTGGGCACCGACGACGAGGGCCCGGTCGTCGCGACAGTGGTCCGGCGGCGGGCCGAACGCCCCACCGGACGGGCCGTGCTCTACGTGCACGGGTTCGTCGACTACTTCTTCCAGACCCACCTGGCTGACTTCTTCGCCGAACGCGGCTGGGATTTCTACGCGCTCGACCTGCGCAAGTACGGCCGCAGTCTGCTCCCGGGACAGACTCCGAACTTCTGCCGCGACATCAGCGACTACTTCCCCGAGCTGGACGCCGCCGCCGAGATCATCCGCAAGGACGACGGCCACGACACCCTGTTGGCGATGGGCCACTCCACCGGCGGCCTGATCCTCTCGCTCTGGGCGGACGCCCGCCGCGACTCCGGCACCGTCGACGGCCTGGTGCTCAACAGCCCCTTCTTCGACCTGAACGCACCCTGGGCGGTCCGCCGACCCCTCGCGGCCGCCGTCGCCCGGCTGGGCCGCAGGGCGCCGCACCGCATCCTTCCGTTCGGGCTCGGCACGGTGTACGGCGAGAGCCTCCACGCCGACCACCGCGGCGAGTGGACCTATGACCTGGCGTGGAAGCCCCTCGCGGGGTTCCCGGTCCGGGCCGGCTGGCTGAACGCGATCCGCACCGGTCAACGCCGCCTGCGCGCCGGACTGGACATCCAGGTGCCGGTGCTGCTGGCCTGCTCGACCCGCTCCTTCCGGGGCACCCGCTGGCACGACAACGCGACCCTGGCCGACGCCGTGCTCGACGTCGAACACATGGTCCGGTACGCGCCGCGCCTCGGCCGCCACGTCACCCTCGCCCGCTTCGACGGCGGGCTGCACGACCTCACCCTCTCCGGCCCCGCCGTACGGAAGAAGGTCTTCGACGAGGTGGGCCGCTGGGCCGAGGCGTTCCTCGCCGCCGGCCCCACCGCCCCGGCCACCGCTGACCCGGACACCGCTGCACACATCACCCCGGCTGGTCCTGCGCCGGCCAGCCCGGGACTGACCGCCCAAAGCCCGACCGACGTCGACTCGACCGTCGGCACAGCCGGACCGCCCGAGAGCCGACGGGCCGCCGCCGACGCGGCGGATGCGGCGACGCCC
- a CDS encoding HPF/RaiA family ribosome-associated protein, which translates to MSAVANPATVAECLRVGAGFSQGDRNWIAEQFVTLDARLASFHADATELEVSVKDREVRGQKVTLECWIAGRQKIVTTSAEEDLHAALNDVRDDLRRRLNDAKTRQEPRHNKHLRDIPQPQSELNPADDEEQIPAADPSRADAETV; encoded by the coding sequence ATGAGCGCCGTGGCCAACCCCGCCACCGTGGCCGAGTGCCTGCGGGTGGGTGCCGGGTTCTCGCAGGGCGACCGCAACTGGATCGCCGAGCAGTTCGTCACCCTCGACGCCCGGCTGGCCAGTTTCCACGCTGACGCCACCGAGCTGGAGGTGTCGGTCAAGGACCGGGAGGTCCGTGGCCAGAAGGTCACCCTGGAGTGCTGGATCGCCGGCCGACAGAAGATCGTCACCACCTCCGCCGAGGAGGACCTGCACGCCGCGCTCAACGACGTCCGCGACGACCTGCGCCGCCGGCTCAACGACGCGAAGACCCGGCAGGAACCCCGGCACAACAAGCACCTGCGCGACATCCCGCAGCCGCAGAGTGAGCTGAACCCGGCCGACGACGAGGAGCAGATCCCCGCCGCCGACCCGAGCCGCGCCGACGCGGAAACAGTCTGA
- a CDS encoding single-stranded DNA-binding protein, with translation MFDTYVTIVGNVLTVPEWRRTTQSNTLVANFKVASTARRLDRDTGRWVDGNSLRVRVNCWRRLAEGVAASVMVGDPVVVCGRLYTRDWTDDAGNHRTLYELEAVAVGHDLSRGRARFLRNRASVTTSTVDDAEAESRVHGEPTEPVPAEQAPVLPDDRALDDEFELPDYVAVRTSPFLDADVAVTSGQIGQASIPPDLDDEFAPAPGEDDDHTDDDSDDELGSAPDEGQLEQTPTGRGRRGRGRVPQPA, from the coding sequence ATGTTCGACACCTATGTAACTATCGTCGGTAATGTGCTGACCGTGCCCGAATGGCGGCGCACGACCCAGAGCAACACCCTGGTGGCCAACTTCAAGGTCGCCTCGACCGCCCGACGGCTCGACCGCGACACCGGCCGGTGGGTCGACGGCAATTCGCTGCGCGTCCGCGTCAACTGCTGGCGCAGACTCGCCGAAGGGGTGGCCGCCTCGGTCATGGTCGGCGATCCGGTGGTGGTCTGCGGCCGGCTCTACACCCGCGACTGGACCGACGACGCCGGCAATCACCGCACGCTCTACGAATTGGAGGCGGTCGCCGTCGGCCACGACCTGTCCCGGGGCCGCGCCCGGTTCCTGCGCAACCGGGCCAGCGTCACGACCAGCACCGTGGACGACGCGGAGGCCGAGAGCCGGGTGCACGGCGAACCGACCGAGCCGGTTCCGGCCGAGCAGGCACCCGTGCTGCCCGACGACCGTGCGCTGGACGACGAGTTCGAGCTTCCCGACTACGTCGCGGTGCGCACCAGCCCGTTCCTCGACGCCGATGTCGCCGTGACCAGCGGCCAGATCGGGCAGGCCAGCATCCCGCCGGACCTCGACGACGAGTTCGCCCCTGCGCCAGGAGAGGACGACGACCACACCGACGACGACTCGGACGACGAGCTGGGCTCGGCGCCCGACGAGGGCCAGCTGGAGCAGACGCCGACCGGTCGGGGGCGGCGTGGCCGAGGTCGGGTGCCGCAGCCGGCCTGA